The following proteins come from a genomic window of Sesamum indicum cultivar Zhongzhi No. 13 linkage group LG10, S_indicum_v1.0, whole genome shotgun sequence:
- the LOC105172126 gene encoding uncharacterized protein LOC105172126 → MTQKGNLFKGQQKKKSIPPNRHGKVSHTRKGKRAVKPSKVTKEMDADKELSKFINYCNEVKAATVANKDGGQLSIVKPQADSSSGAKK, encoded by the exons ATGACGCAGAAGGGCAATCTGTTCAAAGGCCAGCAGAAGAAGAAATCCATCCCTCCCAATCGCCATGGCAAAGTCTCTCACACTCGAAAGG GGAAGAGAGCGGTGAAGCCATCGAAGGTTACCAAAGAGATGGACGCTGATAAA GAGCTAAGCAAGTTTATAAATTACTGCAATGAGGTAAAAGCTGCTACAGTTGCTAATAAAGATGGTGGCCAGTTAAGTATCGTTAAACCACAGGCAGATTCATCAAGTGGTGCCAAGAAGTAG